Proteins from a genomic interval of Toxotes jaculatrix isolate fToxJac2 chromosome 5, fToxJac2.pri, whole genome shotgun sequence:
- the slco3a1 gene encoding solute carrier organic anion transporter family member 3A1 — protein sequence MQVKKHRDSDRSGGDMLEADGLRKNSSCFSNIKIFLISECALMLAQGTVGAYLVSVLTTLERRFNLQSADVGVIASSFEIGNLALILFVSYFGAKAHRPRLIGCGGIVMALGALLSALPEFLTNQYEIGEMWRSDVGRDVCSNTSSSDAQLAEDALCANKANTNMMYLLLIGAQVLLGIGATPVQPLGVSYIDDHVKKKDSSLYIGILFSTLVFGPACGFILGSLCTKFYVDAIFIDTSKLGITPDDPRWIGAWWAGFLLCGALLFCSALLMFGFPQSLPTKEKEEGADSEQVMLPPPLNPDYETPKPSNGVVRNHEPANSPTCCQQLRVIPKVTKHLLSNPVFTCIILAACMEIAVVAGFAAFLGKYLEQQFNLTTTSANQLLGMTAIPCACLGIFMGGLLVKKLNLSALGAIRMAMLVNLISTACYVSFLFLGCDTGPVAGVTVTYGNETLRVGEKPEAQCISHCNCFTSSISPVCGSNGVTYLSSCFAGCSRTGRAQTTSNISQNLTGCACISSENKFATAVPGKCPMPGCQEAFLIFLCVICACSLVGAMAQTPSVIILIRTVSPELKSYALGVLFLLLRLLGFIPPPLIFGAGIDSTCLFWSSDCGDKGACLLYDNVAYRHLYVSLAIILKGVAFLLYTTTWYCLRRNYKKYIKSHEGHMTPTEFYPSLTDGPKLVDRTKFIYNLEDHEFCENMESVL from the exons gtgAGTGTGCTGACCACCCTGGAGCGCCGGTTCAACCTGCAAAGTGCTGATGTCGGAGTGATAGCCAGCAGCTTTGAGATAGGCAACCTGGCGCTGATCCTGTTTGTCAGTTACTTTGGGGCCAAAGCACATCGCCCCCGTCTGATAGGCTGCGGGGGCATCGTCATGGCGCTCGGCGCCCTTCTCTCAGCTCTCCCGGAATTTCTAACAAATCAGTACGAGATAGGGGAAATGTGGAGGAGTGACGTGGGTCGGGACGTTTGCTccaacaccagcagcagtgaCGCTCAGCTGGCAGAGGACGCATTGTGCGCCAACAAGGCCAATACCAACATGATGTACCTGCTGCTGATTGGAGCCCAGGTCCTGCTGGGGATCGGAGCCACGCCGGTGCAGCCTCTAGGGGTGTCCTATATTGATGATCATGTGAAGAAGAAAGACTCCTCTCTATATATAG GAATCCTCTTTTCTACGCTGGTGTTTGGACCTGCCTGTGGCTTCATCCTTGGCTCCCTCTGCACCAAATTCTATGTGGATGCTATCTTCATAGACACCA GTAAGCTGGGCATCACTCCAGACGACCCGCGGTGGATCGGGGCCTGGTGGGCAGGCTTCCTCCTGTGCGGTGCCTTACTCTTTTGCTCAGCTCTCTTGATGTTCGGCTTCCCTCAGTCGCTGCCGAccaaggagaaagaggagggggcagACAGCGAGCAGGTTATGCTTCCTCCCCCTCTGAATCCAGACTATGAGACTCCAAAGCCCAGCAATGGGGTTGTACGCAACCACGAGCCTGCCAACAGCCCCACCTGCTGTCAGCAACTCAGGG TGATTCCCAAGGTTACCAAGCACCTCCTGTCGAACCCAGTCTTCACCTGCATCATCCTGGCGGCCTGCATGGAGATCGCTGTTGTGGCTGGCTTTGCAGCCTTTCTGGGGAAATACCTCGAGCAGCAGTTCAACCTCACCACCACCTCAGCTAACCAGCTGTTAG gtATGACAGCTATTCCGTGCGCATGTCTGGGGATCTTCATGGGTGGTTTGCTGGTGAAGAAGCTGAACCTGTCTGCACTGGGAGCTATCCGCATGGCCATGTTGGTCAACCTGATATCCACTGCCTGCTAcgtctctttcctcttcctggGCTGTGACACCGGCCCCGTCGCAGGAGTGACGGTCACGTACGGCAACGA GACTCTGCGGGTGGGCGAGAAACCTGAAGCTCAGTGCATCAGTCACTGCAACtgcttcacctcctccatcagccCTGTGTGCGGCTCCAACGGTGTCACCTACCTGTCCTCCTGCTTTGCCGGCTGTTCCCGAACAGGGAGGGCTCAAACTACGTCAAATATCTCTCAG AACCTGACTGGATGTGCTTGTATATCCTCTGAAAACAAATTCGCCACAGCGGTTCCGGGGAAATGTCCGATGCCAGGCTGTCAGGAGGCTTTCCTCATCTTCCTGTGCGTGATCTGCGCCTGCAGCCTGGTCGGAGCCATGGCCCAGACCCCCTCTGTCATCATCCTAATCAG GACCGTGAGCCCGGAACTGAAATCATATGCACTTGGagtgttgtttcttttgctACGACTCCTCG GATTCATCCCCCCTCCTCTGATCTTTGGTGCTGGGATCGACTCTACTTGCCTTTTCTGGAGTTCAGACTGCGGCGATAAGGGTGCTTGCCTGCTTTACGACAATGTAGCCTACAGGCATCTGTACGTGAGCCTTGCCATCATCCTGAAGGGCGTTGCCTTCCTCCTCTACACCACCACGTGGTATTGCTTACGCAGGAACTACAAGAAGTACATCAAAAGTCACGAGGGCCACATGACACCGACTGAGTTTTACCCCTCTCTCACAGACGGCCCCAAACTAGTGGACAGGACAAAGTTTATATATAACCTAGAGGACCACGAGTTTTGTGAAAATATGGAGTCCGTTTTATAG